In Thioalkalivibrio sp. XN279, a single window of DNA contains:
- a CDS encoding PKD domain-containing protein, which produces MKMHLPTQTDSAQAGSRESGFTLVEALISIAILGFGFATTMAIHGELLGSAGENRLRSTAMSLAEAKIEELRASQFDSITTDDDPLLELDGFGFFSLRPVSLKRCWIVTEVETDVMKHVQVAVSRASDDCSPYGADVLVTLSSRIARNDFGRAGTKAFADALYSPDGRGELVPRPPEDEVTFFKPALNLAPGGFDVINHPSGFALCDSSVCLVPDVEDGVQNFATINGNIFLSGRTCGDGATIQEQCDVDIFVEGNALCRLHYPGDAVPVIPAATDVESFAYISYSCVVANQWRRSITVLSNYETEEEKVCVGNPALVLADGDPNDQLRTPTRFYDGRQPPTTVEGDTVVRDLPHGVKGGPLEGELQANIGTVCTDGLDELGEPAACWADTDARGLVPGGHHFLLMRDDVGGATCSARMQELQVIDEEVGTYYTDLFGRNPDIFYCTSSKDYQGDFCTSYTRVSGFIANEASMAVSGADVDIYAIGGGLFQACRHFGAFGEAGGGYVCGVRNGALAPEVTGEALNPLLDFADPVAYSFTRALGEAGTDDYMPSVFPADIVARNFELIDAAVPPTALFTAVCPEGTLSCEFNASASTGGDGSITEYIWSFGDGSESVTGEAVVTYVYGAASTYSVTLTVRSDIGLADTLTQSVTVTGDEGSGNAPIPLFTVTCDELTCNFDAGDSFHPDASEGSTIELYAWDFGDGSDRVESADPTVSHPYAVPGEYIVELTVTDDKGVSAVLPKEVQPVITRTCNISVKGAKATNEKVDIFYDNNLTKCATTKETYTCELSNVLDGSDVEIIWTQGSNNPSQILTVNCDAPDTTGFNKQPEP; this is translated from the coding sequence ATGAAAATGCATTTACCAACACAAACGGATAGCGCACAGGCCGGCTCGCGCGAGTCCGGCTTTACCCTGGTAGAGGCCCTGATCTCCATCGCGATACTGGGCTTCGGCTTTGCAACCACCATGGCCATCCATGGCGAGCTGCTCGGCAGCGCGGGTGAAAACCGGCTCCGGTCCACCGCCATGTCGCTGGCTGAAGCCAAGATAGAGGAACTGCGGGCGAGCCAGTTCGACTCCATCACAACCGATGACGATCCGCTGCTTGAGCTCGACGGGTTCGGCTTCTTCTCGCTGCGCCCCGTCAGCCTGAAGAGGTGCTGGATCGTCACGGAGGTGGAGACCGACGTGATGAAGCATGTGCAGGTTGCCGTTTCAAGGGCCAGTGATGACTGCAGCCCCTACGGGGCTGACGTGCTCGTCACCCTCTCCTCTCGCATTGCCAGGAACGACTTCGGCCGCGCTGGCACCAAGGCTTTCGCGGACGCCCTGTACAGCCCAGACGGCCGCGGTGAACTCGTCCCGCGGCCTCCTGAGGATGAGGTGACTTTCTTCAAACCAGCACTCAACCTGGCTCCGGGCGGCTTCGATGTAATTAACCATCCCAGCGGCTTCGCTTTGTGTGATTCGAGTGTCTGCCTCGTGCCGGATGTGGAAGATGGTGTCCAGAACTTCGCCACAATCAACGGGAATATTTTCCTGTCGGGCCGGACCTGCGGCGACGGCGCTACCATCCAGGAGCAGTGCGACGTCGACATCTTCGTTGAGGGTAATGCGCTCTGTCGCTTGCACTACCCGGGCGATGCCGTGCCCGTGATCCCGGCAGCAACTGATGTCGAATCGTTCGCTTATATCAGTTACAGCTGCGTTGTCGCCAACCAGTGGCGCCGCTCCATCACCGTCCTTTCCAACTATGAGACGGAAGAGGAGAAAGTCTGCGTCGGCAATCCTGCCCTGGTGCTCGCCGATGGAGATCCCAACGACCAGCTGCGCACGCCAACCCGGTTTTATGACGGCAGGCAGCCCCCCACGACTGTCGAGGGAGACACTGTCGTTCGGGACTTGCCGCACGGAGTAAAAGGCGGCCCGCTCGAAGGCGAGCTGCAGGCCAACATTGGCACCGTCTGCACGGATGGCCTTGATGAACTTGGTGAACCTGCTGCTTGCTGGGCGGACACCGATGCGCGCGGTCTTGTGCCGGGCGGACACCACTTCCTGTTGATGCGCGATGATGTAGGCGGTGCCACGTGCTCCGCTCGCATGCAGGAACTGCAGGTTATCGATGAGGAAGTGGGTACGTATTACACCGATCTCTTTGGGCGCAACCCGGATATCTTTTACTGCACCAGCTCCAAGGATTACCAGGGTGACTTCTGCACGAGCTATACCCGGGTCAGTGGCTTCATAGCGAATGAAGCCTCCATGGCGGTAAGTGGCGCAGACGTGGACATCTATGCGATTGGTGGCGGGCTGTTCCAGGCCTGCAGGCACTTCGGTGCATTTGGCGAAGCCGGCGGCGGCTACGTCTGCGGCGTCCGGAATGGCGCCCTTGCTCCTGAAGTAACCGGAGAGGCACTGAATCCGCTTCTCGACTTCGCAGACCCGGTTGCCTATTCATTCACCCGGGCGCTGGGTGAAGCAGGCACGGACGATTACATGCCAAGCGTTTTCCCTGCGGATATCGTGGCGCGAAACTTCGAACTGATTGACGCCGCGGTACCGCCGACCGCGCTCTTCACGGCGGTGTGTCCGGAAGGCACATTAAGCTGCGAGTTCAATGCCAGTGCCTCAACTGGCGGCGATGGAAGCATTACCGAATACATTTGGTCGTTTGGCGATGGCAGCGAGTCCGTCACAGGAGAGGCCGTCGTGACATACGTGTATGGGGCCGCCTCGACTTACTCCGTGACCTTGACGGTGCGGAGCGATATCGGCCTGGCCGATACCCTGACCCAGTCCGTGACCGTGACGGGCGACGAAGGTTCTGGCAATGCTCCGATTCCGCTCTTCACCGTAACGTGTGACGAACTGACTTGTAACTTCGATGCCGGGGATTCGTTCCACCCCGATGCATCTGAAGGGAGCACAATCGAGTTGTACGCGTGGGACTTTGGCGATGGCAGCGATCGTGTCGAAAGCGCCGACCCAACCGTTTCTCATCCTTACGCAGTTCCCGGTGAATACATCGTCGAGCTCACCGTGACTGACGATAAGGGCGTGTCTGCAGTCCTTCCGAAGGAGGTGCAGCCGGTAATCACCAGGACCTGCAACATTTCGGTCAAGGGCGCCAAGGCAACCAACGAGAAGGTCGATATTTTCTACGACAACAATTTGACCAAGTGTGCGACAACCAAAGAAACCTACACTTGCGAGTTGAGCAACGTGCTGGATGGAAGCGACGTAGAGATTATCTGGACGCAAGGGAGCAACAATCCGTCGCAGATTCTTACGGTAAATTGCGATGCCCCAGACACTACTGGCTTTAACAAGCAACCCGAACCGTAG
- a CDS encoding type IV pilin protein, whose product MAKTTRGFTLIELMITIAVVAILAAIAYPSYNRFITKAARDEAKSTLQQIELLQEAWRRDNGVYADATALAAQLTALGETDKYSYTITAAGRTSYEAVATAVGKQAAREAAQFSGAGCEELTIIVNLAGVTREPEGCW is encoded by the coding sequence TTGGCGAAAACGACACGCGGTTTCACGCTGATCGAGCTGATGATCACGATCGCGGTCGTGGCCATCCTCGCGGCCATCGCCTACCCGTCCTACAACCGCTTCATCACCAAGGCGGCGCGGGACGAGGCCAAGAGCACCCTGCAGCAGATTGAGCTGCTGCAGGAGGCCTGGCGCCGTGACAACGGGGTGTACGCAGACGCTACCGCCCTGGCGGCGCAGCTCACCGCGCTCGGTGAGACTGACAAGTACTCATACACCATCACGGCAGCTGGCCGGACCAGCTACGAGGCAGTCGCCACGGCTGTAGGCAAGCAGGCGGCGCGCGAAGCGGCGCAGTTCAGCGGGGCAGGATGCGAAGAGCTTACGATCATCGTCAATCTGGCCGGCGTGACGAGGGAGCCAGAGGGCTGCTGGTAG